In Candidatus Devosia phytovorans, the DNA window TGGTGGTGACGACGCCGGCGAGGGCTGCATCGGCTTCGACCAGTTCGGCATCGTGGGGGCGGAAGAAGAGGCGGGCGTTGCCGGAAGGTGTGTCGCCGGCGGGGATGCCGATGGCGCGGCCGCCGATCCAGACTTCGCCGTTTTCGACGGTGACGGGGAGTTCGCTGGAATCACCGATGAAGCCGAAGACGAAGGGCGAGGTGGGGCGGTCGTAGACGTCGTCGGGCGTGCCGACCTGTTCGATCTTGCCTTGGCTCATGACGCAGAGACGGTCGGAGAGTTCGAGGGCCTCTTCCTGGTCGTGGGTGACGAAGACCGTGGTGTGGCCGGTGCGGTCGTGGATTTCGCGCAGCCATTTGCGCAGTTCGCGGCGGACCTGCGCGTCGAGGGCGCCGAACGGTTCGTCGAGGAGCAGCACGGCGGGTTCGATGGCGAGGGCGCGGGCGAGTGCGACGCGCTGGCGCTGGCCGCCGGAGAGCTGGTTGGGATAGCGCTTTTCAAGGCCCGAGAGCTGGACGAGGTCGAGCAATTCCATGGCGCGGCGACGGATCTCGCCATTGGGCGGGCGGGTCGAGCGCGGGCGGACTTTCAGGCCAAAGGAGATGTTTTCGAGGATCGTCATATGCCGGAACAGGGCATAATGCTGGAAGACAAAGCCGATGTTGCGCTCCTGTACGGTCTTTTCGGAGGCATCGGTATCGCCGAAGAAGATCTTGCCCTGGGTCGGCATTTCTAGGCCGGCGATGAGGCGCAGCAGCGTGGTCTTGCCCGAGCCCGAGGGGCCGAGCAGCGCGATCAGCTCGCCCGAGCGGATATCGAGCGAGACATCATGCAGCGCCGGAAACCGGTCAAATTCCTTGCGCACATTTTGAACGCGAACTTCCATAGATCCTATTCCGATTTAGCAGCGGCGATTTCCTCGCCGAAGCGCCATTCCAGCGCAGATTTCAAAACCAGCGTGACCAGCGCGAGCAGGGCCAGCAGCGACGCCAGGGCGAAGGCCGCCGCGGCATTATATTCGTTGTAGAGCATTTCCACCTGCAAGGGCATGGTGGTGGTCTGTCCGCGGATTTTTCCCGAGACCACGGCGACGGCGCCGAATTCGCCCATGGCGCGGGCGTTGCAGAGCAGCACGCCGTAGAGCAGGCCCCATTTGATATTGGGCAGGGTGACGCGCCAGAAGGTCTGGAAGCCATTGGCGCCGAGCGAGAGCGCCGCCTCCTCGTCGCCGGTACCCTGGTCCTGCATCAGCGGGATCAGTTCGCGGGCGACGAAGGGGAAGGTGACGAAAATGGTGGCGAGGACAATGCCGGGCAGCGCGAAGAGGACTTCGATGCCGTAGCTCTTGAGGAAGGGGCCGAGGAAGCTCCCTGCCCCAAAGAGCAGGACATAGACGAGGCCAGAGATCACCGGGGAGACCGAGAAGGGAAGATCAATCAGGGTGATCAGGAAGGCTTTCCCCTTGAATTCGAACTTGGCGATGGCCCAGGAGGCGGCAAGGCCGAAGACGACGTTGAGCGGCACGGCGATCGCTGCGACCAGGAGCGTCAGGCGGATGGCGGCCTGGGCGTCGTGTTCGGTGAGCGCGGCAAAGAAGGGGCCGATGCCCTTGGCGAAGGCCTCGTGGAAGACGGCATAGAGCGGCAACACCAGGATGACGGCCATGAAGGCCAGGGCAATGCCGATCAGCAGATACTGGACGGCGCGGCTTTCGCTGGTGGGGGAAACGCGGCGCCTGGTGCGGGCGGTGAGCTTAGTGGCCATAGCCATACCTCCGGCGCGACCAGGCCTGGATCAGGTTGATCAGCAGCAACAGGGCAAAGGAGATCAGCAGCATGACGGTGGCGATGACCGTGGCGCCGACATAGTTGAACTCCTGCAGACGGATGTAGATCAGCAGCGGCGCGATTTCCGAGACGAAGGGAATGTTGCCGGCGATGAAGATGATGGAGCCATATTCGCCCACGGCTCGGGCGAAGGCGAGCGCAAAGCCGGTGAGGATGGCGGGCATGAGGCTGGGCAGGATGACGTGGAAGATGGTCTGGAAACGGTTGGCGCCCAGTGTCGCGCTAGCCTCTTCCACTTCGTGGCTGACCTCTTCCAAGATCGGCTGGATGGTGCGGACGACGAAGGGCAGGCCGATGAAGATCATGGCGATGACGATGCCGGCCGGGGTGTAGGCGATGCGCCAGCCGAGCGGGGCAAAGAGCGCGCCCACGGTGCCATTGGGGGCGTAGATGGCGGTGAGCGCAATGCCGGCCACGGCGGTGGGCAGCGCGAAGGGCAGATCGATGATGGCATCAAAAATGCGGCGGCCGGGGAAGCGGTAACGCACCAGCACCCAGGCGATCAGCGTGCCGAAGATCACATTGACCGAAGCGGCAATGAGCGCGGTGACGAAGCTGACGCGGAGCGAGCCGAGCACGCGGGCATCGGTGGCGGCTTTCCAGAAGCCCTCGGGGCCGAGGCCGGCGGAGCGGACGGCCAGGGCCACCAGCGGGATCAGGATGATCAGGGAAAAATAGGTGAGCGTGAAGCCGAGCGTTAGCCCGAAGCCGGGAATGACGCTGGGCTGGCGAAAGCTCCAGGCGCGGCGTGTTGCGGAGGACGGCGCGGTGCTCAAGTGGCGCCCCAGATGGCGAAAGTAGCTGCTGTCATCATGTCGACCCCTCAACCGGTACGGCGGTCGCGACCCTATTGGATCGGTCGGGTTTATCAAAGCGAGGTCGTGGCGTTTACGCAAGCGGGGAAAGAAAATTGTGCTAGCGGCAGGCTGGATTGGAGATTGGCGCAGTCAGGAAGCGCAATTTTCGCTGTTGGAACAGAAATTTGTAGCGTCGTGCAAACTGGTTTGACGCGGTTTCCGACCGCGCTAGCGCTCGGGCGTCCAGATGGGAGAGGTCTCGCGCTCCAAGGGACCGAGCGTGGTGATGTCGTCGCCGCGGCGCATGTAGATGTTCATGCGGAAGGAATTGCCGATGCGTTCGGAGCGCTCGATGAATAGCGCGGCGATGTCGGGCGGGCAGAGGTTTTCCGCGGTGCGGCGGAAGAGCGAGAGCCAGCGCATGAAATGTTCGTCGGCAAGCTCGGGCATGGCCATGTGCTTGGGCATGGGGCGGCCCGCATAGCGGCCGGTGCCGAGCAGCATGGAGCTCCAGAAATCGGCGATGGTGGCGAGGTGGGCGGGCCAGGCTTCGGGCGCTACGACGCGATTGAAG includes these proteins:
- a CDS encoding sulfate/molybdate ABC transporter ATP-binding protein, which translates into the protein MEVRVQNVRKEFDRFPALHDVSLDIRSGELIALLGPSGSGKTTLLRLIAGLEMPTQGKIFFGDTDASEKTVQERNIGFVFQHYALFRHMTILENISFGLKVRPRSTRPPNGEIRRRAMELLDLVQLSGLEKRYPNQLSGGQRQRVALARALAIEPAVLLLDEPFGALDAQVRRELRKWLREIHDRTGHTTVFVTHDQEEALELSDRLCVMSQGKIEQVGTPDDVYDRPTSPFVFGFIGDSSELPVTVENGEVWIGGRAIGIPAGDTPSGNARLFFRPHDAELVEADAALAGVVTTTRRVGGTRRVDLAIGGDNHPVEVDLPFDHPAGEKTRLAFRPKRWKLFPAG
- the cysW gene encoding sulfate ABC transporter permease subunit CysW — encoded protein: MAMATKLTARTRRRVSPTSESRAVQYLLIGIALAFMAVILVLPLYAVFHEAFAKGIGPFFAALTEHDAQAAIRLTLLVAAIAVPLNVVFGLAASWAIAKFEFKGKAFLITLIDLPFSVSPVISGLVYVLLFGAGSFLGPFLKSYGIEVLFALPGIVLATIFVTFPFVARELIPLMQDQGTGDEEAALSLGANGFQTFWRVTLPNIKWGLLYGVLLCNARAMGEFGAVAVVSGKIRGQTTTMPLQVEMLYNEYNAAAAFALASLLALLALVTLVLKSALEWRFGEEIAAAKSE
- the cysT gene encoding sulfate ABC transporter permease subunit CysT — translated: MSTAPSSATRRAWSFRQPSVIPGFGLTLGFTLTYFSLIILIPLVALAVRSAGLGPEGFWKAATDARVLGSLRVSFVTALIAASVNVIFGTLIAWVLVRYRFPGRRIFDAIIDLPFALPTAVAGIALTAIYAPNGTVGALFAPLGWRIAYTPAGIVIAMIFIGLPFVVRTIQPILEEVSHEVEEASATLGANRFQTIFHVILPSLMPAILTGFALAFARAVGEYGSIIFIAGNIPFVSEIAPLLIYIRLQEFNYVGATVIATVMLLISFALLLLINLIQAWSRRRYGYGH
- a CDS encoding group III truncated hemoglobin, with the translated sequence MSDVDNPRPPLGTQHRRVGWETPEGLDEALIRRVVDSFYADARRDPVIGPIFNRVVAPEAWPAHLATIADFWSSMLLGTGRYAGRPMPKHMAMPELADEHFMRWLSLFRRTAENLCPPDIAALFIERSERIGNSFRMNIYMRRGDDITTLGPLERETSPIWTPER